One window from the genome of Elephas maximus indicus isolate mEleMax1 chromosome 8, mEleMax1 primary haplotype, whole genome shotgun sequence encodes:
- the LOC126081666 gene encoding cyclic AMP-dependent transcription factor ATF-1-like, translating into MEDSHKSNTSETAPQPSSTVQGAHISHIAQQMSLRGSAPVTIVPLPGEQVQVKGVIQTAQSSVIHPPHMQTASSLSESEESQDSSDSIGSSQKAHGILAQRPSYRKILKDLSSEDTWSRKGDGENPGVSTVTSMSVPTPIYQTSTGQYIAIAPNGALQLASPGTDGVQGLQTLTMTNSGSTQQGTTTLQYAQTSDGQQILVPSNQVVVQTASGDMQTYQIHTTPSATSLPQTVVMTSPVTLTCQTTKTDDPQLKREIRLMKTREAVRECRRKKKEYVKCLENRVAVLENQNKTLIEKLKTLKDLYSHKSV; encoded by the coding sequence ATGGAAGATTCCCACAAGAGTAACACTTCAGAAACAGCACCTCAACCCAGTTCAACAGTTCAGGGAGCTCATATCTCTCATATTGCTCAACAGATGTCACTAAGAGGATCTGCGCCAGTGACAATTGTACCTCTTCCTGGAGAGCAAGTACAGGTTAAGGGGGTCATCCAGACAGCTCAGTCTTCTGTAATTCACCCACCACACATGCAAACGGCATCATCTTTATCAGAAAGTGAGGAGtctcaggattcatctgacagcATAGGCTCCTCACAGAAAGCCCACGGGATCCTAGCACAGCGCCCATCTTACAGAAAAATTTTGAAAGACCTATCTTCTGAAGATACATGGAGCAGAAAAGGAGACGGAGAAAACCCAGGAGTTTCTACTGTTACTTCTATGTCTGTTCCAACTCCCATCTATCAGACTAGCACTGGACAGTACATTGCCATTGCCCCAAATGGGGCATTACAGCTGGCCAGTCCAGGCACAGATGGAGTACAGGGGCTTCAGACATTAACCATGACAAATTCAGGCAGTACTCAGCAAGGTACAACAACTCTCCAGTACGCACAGACCTCTGATGGACAGCAAATACTTGTGCCCAGCAATCAGGTGGTTGTACAGACTGCATCAGGAGATATGCAGACATACCAGATCCATACCACACCTTCAGCTACTTCACTACCACAAACTGTGGTGATGACATCTCCTGTGACTCTTACATGTCAAACAACTAAGACCGATGACCCCcagttgaaaagagaaataaggtTAATGAAAACCAGAGAAGCTGTTCGAGAATGtcgcagaaagaagaaagaatatgTGAAATGCCTGGAAAATCGAGTTGCCGTTCtggaaaatcaaaataaaactctAATAGAAAAGTTAAAAACTTTGAAGGATCTTTATTCCCATAAAAGTGTTTGA